The sequence below is a genomic window from Mycobacterium spongiae.
ACTGGTGGAAGCCGCGCGCTCGCTGGCCCTTGAGGACGGTGTTGCGTCGGTGACGTTGACCGCGGTCGCCGATCGTGCCGGAATTCACTACTCCGCAGTACGCCGCTACTTCACCTCGCACAAAGAGGTCCTCCTGCACCTCGCCGCCGAAGGCTGGGTGCGGTGGTCGGACACAGTGTGTGAGCAGTTGGGCGCAGCTGGCCCGATGTCCTCCTCGCGGGTCGCGGAAACGTTGGCCAACGGTTTGGCCGCCGACCCGCTGTTTTGTGACCTGCTGGCCAACCTTCATCTACACCTCGAACACGAGGTGGATGTGGACCGGGTTGTCGAGGTCAAACGCACTAGCACTGCCGCGGTGCTTGCTCTCGCGGCCGCGCTCGAGCAAGCGCTGCCGGCGCTCGGCCGTTCCGGCTCCTTCGACATCTTGTTGGCCGCGTACTCATTGGCGGCCACACTCTGGCAGATCGCCAACCCCCCAGAACGGCTCACCGATGCGTATGCCGAGGCTCCCGAGGTGCTCCCGCCGGAGTGGAATCTCGACTTTGCCGCCGCACTCACCCGACTACTGACGGCCACCTGCGCCGGCCTTATCTCCGAAGCGTCGTCGGCAGACTACGGTTTCACGTTATGACCGGCCGTGCGTCGCGCGCTGGTCACCAGCTAGCTTGCCTATCCTGACAACACCGCGACGTCACGGATAATGTCGCCGGGTTCGTTCACCGGCGCCCCGCAGGTGCGGCACGACGAGCTGGAGTGGCGCCTGAGCCTGCCTACCTGCACCAAAGCTTCCGCCTCGGCGCGCCAAAGGCACGCGATGCACAGGATCGCGATGGTGTTCCCAAAGGGATCGAGGTGCGGATGGTCGCATTCGTCGACTGCGTGCATATGAACGATATGGGTGGCGCGGTTGGCGCAGCCAGTCTCGCTTTGGCAGGTGATCCCACGCCAGTCAAGCGCTGCCAGCGTGTCTGGGATCTCGTTGCCAGTCGTTTGGCTCATACGTCAACCTCTCCGGGCTTCCGGACCGCCAGCGCTTCCGACAGCTGGATGCGCATCGAATATCTCGGTGCATATCTCGGGGCGTGTCTCGGGTAGCGGCCTAATTATGGTTACCGTTGTACCGCCCTGGCAAGGGTTACCGGTGCGTTGTCACTCGTCGCAGGTTGAATTCATAGAACGGCAGAGCCACATCGGCGCACTTCTGGTAGCCACTCGACGCCTGGCTGACGGCGGGTTCGGAAGAACCGTCTCGACGAAATCCGCGCCGCTTAGGCCCAGTTCCACACCGACATATCGCCGGGAGGGTATGCGTTGCACTCCGCGGTGGACTTGGCGACAACGCCCTTGTTATTGAAGAAGATCTTCATGTGGTTTCGCCATCCCCACCACAGCGGATCGATGCCATCGTAAAAATGCTCGGAATAATCCCGGCGCTCCGCTGGCGTCAGCGAGAAGAACCAGTGGGCTTTGTCCTGGGTGGCTTGTTGAAACTCGGGGTGGTTGTTGTAGTCGATCATGTACCGCTGGTAGTAGATCGGGCTGGTATCCCTGGTGGCTGCCAGTATCTGTTCGGCATCGCACGTGGTCGCGATGATCCGGCGCGGGATCGGAAAGTCTTCGGTGGAGTCGGCGACGGCCGTTTTCGGCCAGGTCACGGCGGCCATGCTGAGAGCGAGGAAGGCAGCTCCT
It includes:
- a CDS encoding DUF5078 domain-containing protein, with translation MSRLNLALRAGAAFLALSMAAVTWPKTAVADSTEDFPIPRRIIATTCDAEQILAATRDTSPIYYQRYMIDYNNHPEFQQATQDKAHWFFSLTPAERRDYSEHFYDGIDPLWWGWRNHMKIFFNNKGVVAKSTAECNAYPPGDMSVWNWA
- a CDS encoding TetR family transcriptional regulator — translated: MRYPLAVGQLGFQRARTEENKRQRAAALVEAARSLALEDGVASVTLTAVADRAGIHYSAVRRYFTSHKEVLLHLAAEGWVRWSDTVCEQLGAAGPMSSSRVAETLANGLAADPLFCDLLANLHLHLEHEVDVDRVVEVKRTSTAAVLALAAALEQALPALGRSGSFDILLAAYSLAATLWQIANPPERLTDAYAEAPEVLPPEWNLDFAAALTRLLTATCAGLISEASSADYGFTL